The Melospiza georgiana isolate bMelGeo1 chromosome 1, bMelGeo1.pri, whole genome shotgun sequence genome contains the following window.
GGAGCCGCggtgctgccgccgccgccgccccccgggACTCGCGCTCCGCCAGggccgctgctgccgctgccgggACGGAGAgagcggccccgccgccgtCTAACGCCGTAGCCCCGGCGGCGCGGCCGAGGCGGGAGGCGGCGCGGAGGCCTCTCCGGCCCCTCCGCCCGCCGGGCGGCGGTGAAGCGCGGCCCCCTCCTCCCCGCCCTCCCCGCCGCCGCTtccccgcccccgcccggcccTTGGCCGGGCTCGGCAGCCGGGCCATGGCGGGGCGATGAGGGAACGGCCGCCCCTGCCCGCAGGCTGCGTGGGGAGGCGGGGAGCAAAGGGGCTGCGCGGCTTGGCGGCGCTGGAgccgggcggcggggcggggggatGCTGGGCGCGGGGGCCGCGgcgctgcagctcctctcccgGGCCGTGAAGCAGGCGGCGGCGCAGGGCGCCCGGCAGGACCTGGGCCGCTGGCTGTCCCGAGCCGCCGGGACGGCAGCGGGAGGCGGCGGCAGCGGAGACACGATCGGCTTCGTCCcggcggaggcggcgggggccggcgggctgctgctggggccctgcgCGGACCAGGACGGGCTGCCGCCCgcggagctgctgctctgccagttGCCCgagccgggcggcggcgggcatGGGCTGGCCGAGGCCCGCGGCTGgcgctgctcctgctgcctcctgggcACCTGCTGGTGCAAGAGCTGCTTCAGCCTGTGCGTCCTGGCCGCCGTCTGCTTCGCCTCGCTGGCCCTGGTGCGCCAGTACCTGCGGgacctgctgctctgggccgAGAGCCTGGACAGCCTGGCCGGCGTGCTGCTCTTCACCGTGGGCTTCATCGTCGTGTCCTTCCCGTGCGGCTGGGGCTACATCCTGCTCAACGTGGCCGCCGGCTACCTCTACGGCTTCGTGCTGGGCATGGGGCTGATGGTGTTCGGCGTCCTCGTCGGCACCTTTGTGGCCCACGTGGCCTGCAGGCGGCTGTTGGCCCGCTGGGCACGGGCCAGGATCCAGGGCAGCGGGACGCTCAGTGCCATCGTCCGTGTCGTGGAGGGCGGCAGCGGCCTCAAGGTGGTGTTTCTGTCGCGGCTGACGCTGATCCCCTTCGGGCTGCAGAACGCCGTCTTCGCGGTGagtccctgcctgggctgtgtggaAGGAAGACAGGTGCTGGAAGGATGTCTTTGGGCAcagtggctgctcctgctggtaGAGGTTGCCTTCTTTCCTGGGAACAAGCCGTGGTTTCTCTCTCTTTTAACAACAGTAAAAACAACCCTCTCTGCCTGCTCTTCTGTGCATGCAGAGGGACACAGGCAGATTTTTGAGGTGCCTTGCTCATTGGCGTTGTGTTAAGAGTTGCTCTCTTGTCCTTCAAAACTGTATCCTAGTGTTAGAATCACCAAGGTGCCGCATAGCAAAATCTGTGGAGAACTCAACAGGCATGATGTGTTTCTGCTTTAAAGTGATCAACTTTAAAACATAGCAAGAGTTGAGGAAAACTCTTGCCAGGTCTTCCTAAACTACTTAATATAAGTAATcatattggaaaaaaagaagtagaCAGATTAAAATTCTTTCTCGGTGTGGTTGGTGTTTGTACCATGCATCTGGCAAATCCATACAGGATGTTAAGTCCATGCACACAAGATAGGTTGCAGGTTTTGGGCAGAGCAGCATGTAGCCTCAGACCTGGAAAGGGACTGTATTATGGAGTGGCACTGAAAGTTAGTTTAAACTTGAGTCTGGAAGAGGGTTagtcttgcttttctttctattttcagGTGCAGATTGGTACATTCATTTGGTATCTGATCatcttgaaggaaaaaagcaaagaacatATATGGTGGTTTGTTTGAGTATTGTGCTGATGACAATTTCAGACCCTCCTTTCTTCCTGAGTACTTTGTCTGAAGGATCTCGTTTTGGCTGTGTTATGCCTCAGTTGTATCTGCTAACTGGGCGAagccaaaacaaagcaaactgGATTGTGAAATACTTCAAATGTTATCAGTAATTTGTATATTCTTTAATACAAGTGACTATCTAAGCACATGTTTGGGTCTGACACTTTCTTATAGCCCACCCTGTCTGCAGTCCTGATCCTGTACCCTTCCAATGCATTTGCTTAATTTTGACAGAATCATCTGGCTGCAATTAGTAGGTCACCAAATACCAAGTTTGTTTATTAAGTAAAATTTAATCCATTCAGTTTTGGGCTGTAACATCCAcaccaaatattttaaattgctgtATATAAAACTGTGTGAATGGAGCATTCATCTCCAGAGCTGTAATCTCTATCCATAAGAACTGTAGCAacttgtaatttctttttaagaaatcCTTTAACCATTTTCTTGTTAAGAATGAGAAACTGAACCGCTGAACCTTTGCTATTTTATTTGTTAACCTGTATTATTGAAGGGGCTTAGACCTGtccagcagggagagcaaaGTCCCTCCTGGAGCC
Protein-coding sequences here:
- the TMEM64 gene encoding LOW QUALITY PROTEIN: transmembrane protein 64 (The sequence of the model RefSeq protein was modified relative to this genomic sequence to represent the inferred CDS: inserted 1 base in 1 codon; deleted 1 base in 1 codon); this encodes MENSPLSSTALSKPHGSRLCRECGRLAPGPRGCAARGGSGEAGGGAPLGHTRPAGRSRGGAGGGALAPRPSPAAGPGAAAAGASPGLLPPGLATSAPPFREALPGAEREPSAGRWSRGAAAAAAPRDSRSARAAAAAAGTERAAPPPSNAVAPAARPRREAARSAAPSSPPSPPPLPRPRPALXPGSAAGPWRGDEGTAAPARRLRGEAGSKGAARLGGAGAGRRGGGMLGAGAAALQLLSRAVKQAAAQGARQDLGRWLSRAAGTAAGGGGSGDTIGFVPAEAAGAGGLLLGPCADQDGLPPAELLLCQLPEPGGGGHGLAEARGWRCSCCLLGTCWCKSCFSLCVLAAVCFASLALVRQYLRDLLLWAESLDSLAGVLLFTVGFIVVSFPCGWGYILLNVAAGYLYGFVLGMGLMVFGVLVGTFVAHVACRRLLARWARARIQGSGTLSAIVRVVEGGSGLKVVFLSRLTLIPFGLQNAVFAITDLSLPNYLMASSLGLLPTQLLNSYLGTTLRTMEDVIAEQSVSGYFVFGLQIVISIGLSFYVVHRAQVELNAAIVACEMEMKTSLVKDTQPSINGSTTYCNKRTVAFSGGGVNIV